A genomic segment from Spinacia oleracea cultivar Varoflay chromosome 3, BTI_SOV_V1, whole genome shotgun sequence encodes:
- the LOC130469535 gene encoding replication protein A 70 kDa DNA-binding subunit B-like, producing MTEYHYPTFEHLYPSGVQRYDVRARLIRNYDIFNYNHKGTTKQTWKMIFVDVEGQAIQCNIFGPAIEKFIGRFQEGFIYILLAVQVIFAEGKNKIVPNWKQMIIKEETNVIREEEDDISIPSFHYNLVQLNRLSCHIDCTDRVYDAMGLVLYVSPVENIGVDSFKRDVAIMDTTWTVIKLTLWNDFVHVLDENLNHVDVAPIIVACGLHVKSFYGTYLSTGYHTRVYVNPVNEKTTSLSTWYKSEKLAKIRRDWFRSSTFSLKSSIDISNTPRIRLSQFPSVRKVQYCRVVAYACRVDSVDNIIYQACNRCLKKVVIFQGLQKCQSCNLTNTVTIPRLLLRLTIFDKSGNLKVTILHDLAQHLLGCLATEIKSVLQQPNGRNRVMEKVFACFGNRAFSWVLHPPIGDFNPEHSYTVGYVLHVDWAEECMWLNKYIASKKRK from the exons ATGACAGAGTACCATTATCCAACTTTTGAGCATTTATATCCTAGCGGGGTACAACGATATGATGTACGAGCCCGACTGATTCGCAATTATGATATTTTCAACTACAACCATAAAGGAACAACCAAGCAaacatggaaaatgatttttgtCGATGTTGAG GGTCAGGCCATACAGTGCAATATTTTCGGCCCCGCGATTGAAAAGTTTATAGGACGGTTTCAAGAGGGATTCATTTATATACTCCTTGCTGTACAAGTGATATTTGCTGAAGGGAAAAACAAAATTGTCCCCAATTGGAAACAGATGATCATCAAAGAAGAAACAAATGTGATACGTGAAGAGGAGGATGACATTTCCATACCTTCATTCCACTACAATTTGGTTCAGTTGAACCGATTAAGTTGTCACATCGACTGTACTGATAGAGTTTATG ATGCAATGGGATTGGTCCTATACGTTTCACCGGTTGAGAATATTGGTGTGGATTCATTTAAGCGAGACGTGGCAATAATGGATACAAC CTGGACTGTTATTAAATTAACACTTTGGAATGATTTTGTGCACGTTCTTGATGAAAATCTTAATCATGTTGACGTGGCACCAATCATTGTAGCATGTGGTCTGCATGTCAAGAGCTTCTATG GTACATATCTTTCCACGGGATACCACACTAGGGTTTATGTTAACCCGGTTAATGAAAAAACAACATCCTTATCTACATG GTATAAATCGGAAAAATTGGCAAAGATAAGGAGAGATTGGTTTCGTTCGTCGACTTTTTCGTTAAAGTCGTCGATTGATATTTCTAACACTCCCCGTATCCGATTATCTCAATTTCCCAGCGTGAGAAAG GTTCAATACTGTCGAGTTGTTGCATATGCATGTCGCGTTGATAGTGTTGATAACATCATATATCAGGCATGCAATCGTTGCCTAAAAAAGGTTGTCATTTTTCAAGGACTACAAAAATGTCAATCTTGCAATCTCACCAACACTGTAACTATCCCAAG GTTGCTTCTTCGACTTACCATATTTGATAAAAGTGGTAATTTGAAAGTCACAATATTACACGATCTTGCACAACACCTTTTAGGTTGTTTAGCTACTGAAATAAAATCAGTACTTCAACAG CCTAATGGACGTAATCGAGTGATGGAAAAAGTATTTGCATGTTTCGGAAACAGAGCTTTTTCATGGGTGCTACATCCACCAATTGGAGATTTTAATCCTGAACATTCGTATACGGTTGGATATGTGTTGCATGTCGATTGGGCGGAGGAGTGCATGTGGTTAAACAAATATATTGCgagcaaaaaaagaaaatga
- the LOC130469534 gene encoding uncharacterized protein, which translates to MVDIAANVERVVLLREAKNVGGRGVTIDDNVFANFLLSVGNGNEPTVSDQMIRLPTAMIIPTVADSSIEALIDQVFPNLSEHVGDGNFIVERAIITPLNEDADRINNKVVEKFLGEGKTYYSFDSVPEDKRNLYQQEFLNSISASGLPPHALTLKPGVPLMLLRNIDPKHGLCNGTRLLCHSLKDNFIDAEILTGHSRGNRVFLPRIPLKTAEDIKLPFEMVRKQFPVKLSFALTINKSQGQTIPHVGIFLPDHVFSHGQLYVALSRGISENTTKIVVEKGKVQGCEGIFTKNIVYKEVLLSYD; encoded by the coding sequence aggtcggggcgttacaattGATGATAACGTCTTTGCTAATTTCTTACTATCTGTTGGGAACGGTAATGAACCTACTGTTTCAGATCAGATGATAAGGTTACCCACTGCCATGATTATACCAACAGTGGCAGATAGTTCGATCGAGGCTTTGATCGACCAGGTCTTTCCAAATTTAAGTGAGCACGTTGGTGATGGAAATTTTATAGTTGAAAGGGCGATCATCACACCCCTGAACGAAGACGCTGATAGAATAAATAATAAGGTTGTCGAAAAGTTTCTCGGAGAAGGAAAAACGTATTATTCGTTTGATTCTGTTCCTGAAGATAAGAGAAATTTGTATCAACAAGAGTTTTTGAATTCGATTTCTGCGTCGGGATTGCCTCCCCATGCTCTCACCCTGAAACCTGGGGTACCCTTAATGCTTTTGAGAAATATTGATCCTAAACATGGTCTTTGCAATGGAACACGGTTGCTTTGCCATTCATTAAAGGACAATTTCATTGATGCTGAGATTTTAACCGGACATTCTAGGGGGAACAGAGTGTTTTTGCCAAGAATTCCCTTGAAAACTGCTGAAGATATTAAATTGCCATTCGAGATGGTCAGAAAGCAATTTCCTGTGAAGTTGAGTTTTGCCTTGACTATCAACAAGTCTCAGGGACAAACTATTCCACATGTTGGGATATTCCTCCCTGATCATGTATTTAGCCACGGCCAGCTATATGTGGCATTATCACGAGGAATTTCAGAGAACACGACAAAGATCGTGGTAGaaaagggaaaggttcaaggTTGTGAAGGCATATTCACTAAAAATATTGTGTACAAAGAAGTTTTGTTGTCTTATGATTAG